The genome window CAAGAAGAAGCTGGCGAATCACCGCTGAAAAAACTCAGAGATGAGTTAGGAATGTCCCAAGAAGAATTTGCTAGGCAAATTGGGACATCGGTACGCACTGTGAGTCGCTGGGAAGCCGGAGATAATGTGCCGACATTCACAATTGCCCAGATGAAAGCTTTGGCAAATTTTTTGCGATCGCGCGGGTTAACTCTTGATGACTTGCCCGATCGCTTTGGCCCGCCTGAGTGAGTATCCGATCGCCCTTTATGCTATCCTATAAGTATATACGCTTTGTATATACAGTTTTAGGTACTTTGAATATGACTATCTCGCGCAAACGACTTGAAGAATTAGAAAATATTCCAGAATCTGCGATCGATACCTCTGATATTCC of Oscillatoria nigro-viridis PCC 7112 contains these proteins:
- a CDS encoding helix-turn-helix transcriptional regulator yields the protein MIKRRQPQEEAGESPLKKLRDELGMSQEEFARQIGTSVRTVSRWEAGDNVPTFTIAQMKALANFLRSRGLTLDDLPDRFGPPE